One Drechmeria coniospora strain ARSEF 6962 chromosome 01, whole genome shotgun sequence genomic region harbors:
- a CDS encoding cellulase, whose product MKTPTTAAASLLAVLGALPPWVQAQDGEAWYKAHPSMARISLVNQDSHQIIDEFGRTRFFHGTNVVMKEPPWYRPFEWQPSRSSFGKKDVENLRDLGLNVVRLGHSWAGAEPVRGEYNQTFLDIMKQQTKLAEDHGIYVLVDVHQDLLARQLCGHGAPDWFVKPDWMTGWMKYPFPLKLSPFPTDAEGFPTPASICNTVDWGLSYTSKAVGNAFGRLYNNHDGLGDAFAAYWRKLASGYAKTKNVVGYNLLNEPWVGDTWADPTLLIPGVADGKNMEGLWNRVTKQIRTVDDDTLVWFEGATLDINSGFSNVPLADGSKSVHSYHYYRPPQIGSISNTLKNRHEDNVRLKTAGVLTELEFWMGDDAQMQRLDEAMTATDEHMVSWIGWAYENLYNRTSGEPHPPLAKHYSRAYPAAVAGTPLGFGFDARSRTFKLRFTSNPAMHAPTEIILPRSQFPNGYNVQVHPFGSLVSFPRDPRTLALFTSSNLKYATEITVVITAK is encoded by the exons ATGAAAACACCCACCACCGCGGCGGCCTCGCTGCTGGCCGTGCTCGGCGCCCTGCCGCCCTGGGTGCAGGCTCAGGATGGCGAGGCCTGGTACAAGGCGCATCCGTCCATGGCCCGCATCAGCCTCGTGAACCAAGACTCGCATCAGATCATCGACGAGTTCGGCCGCACACGCTTCTTCCACGGAACCAATGTCGTCATGAAGGAGCCGCCGTGGTACCGCCCGTTCGAGTGGCAGCCCAGCCGCTCGTCCTTTGGCAAGAAGGACGTCGAGAACCTGCGGGACCTGGGCCTCAACGTCGTGCGCCTGGGCCACAGCtgggccggcgccgagcccgTGCGCGGCGAGTACAACCAGACGTTCCTGGACATCATGAAGCAGCAGACCAAGCTGGCCGAGGATCACGGCATctacgtcctcgtcgacgtgcaTCAGGACCTTCTCGCCCGGCAGCTGTGCGGCCACGGCGCACCAGAC TGGTTCGTCAAGCCCGACTGGATGACGGGTTGGATGAAGTACCCCTTCCCCCTCAAGCTGTCGCCCTTCCCTACCGACGCAGAAGGCttcccgacgccggcctcgatcTGCAACACGGTCGACTGGGGCCTGAGCTACACCTCCAAGGCGGTCGGCAACGCCTTCGGCCGGCTGTACAACaaccacgacggcctcggcgatgccTTCGCCGCCTACTGGAGGAAGCTCGCGTCGGGCTACGCGAAGACGAAGAACGTGGTCGGCTACAACCTGCTGAACGAGCCGTGGGTGGGCGACACGTGGGCGGATCCGACCTTGCTCATCCCCGGCGTCGCTGACGGCAAGAACATGGAGGGGTTGTGGAACCGGGTGACTAAGCAGAtccgcaccgtcgacgacgacaccctcGTCTGGTTCGAGGGCGCCACGCTCGACATCAACTCGGGCTTCAGCAACgtgccgctcgccgacggctccaAGTCGGTTCACTCCTACCACTACTACCGCCCGCCGCAGATCGGCTCCATTTCCAACACGCTCAAGAACCGGCACGAGGACAACGTGCGTCTCAAGACGGCCGGCGTCCTGACGGAGCTCGAGTTCTGGATGGGCGACGATGCTCAGATGCAGCGTCTGGAcgaggccatgacggcgacggacgagcacATGGTCTCCTGGATCGGCTGGGCCTACGAGAACCTGTACAACCGCACCTCGGGTGAGCCGCACCCGCCGCTGGCGAAGCACTACAGCCGCGCCtaccccgccgccgtcgccggcacccctctcggcttcggcttcgacgcccGCTCGAGGACGTTCAAGTTGCGCTTCACCTCCAACCCGGCCATGCACGCGCCTACCGAGATCATCCTCCCCAGATCCCAGTTCCCCAACGGCTACAACGTCCAGGTCCACCCCttcggcagcctcgtctcGTTCCCGCGCGACCCCCGTACGCTGGCCTTGTTTACGTCGTCGAATTTGAAGTACGCGACGGAGATTACTGTCGTGATTACTGCCAAATGA